GAATTAGGTGAGCTTTAGGCTACTATCATCCTTCACAGACAGCATGATCTCAACAGTATCTATCGGTAATGGTGGCTTAAAACTATGGGCGAGAAATAAGAAAGAATCAGTTCACGACTCATCAGAAACGATGAAGCTTTCAATAAGATGCTTGTCTATGGCCGGGAGTTTCACCTTGAGGTAGATGCCATCCTCTTTGTATTCTTCGGTTTGGATGATGGCAATATCGTGCAAGCGTGAAACCAAAGCGGTTTGCGCATAGGGCAACACAATAGTATAAATCCGGTTATCCATCAGCACTGCTTCGATTTCTTGCAGAAGCTCAGGGATGCCTATGTTTTTGATGGCACTGATGGCGATGGAATTCTCATAAAAGCGTTGCACAATACTTTTCATTCTATCGTCGATAAGATCACTTTTATTCAAAACTAAAAGTTGGGGGATGCTTTCAGCGCCAATGGATTTTAGAACTTCGTTTACTTGATGGATATAATAGTCGTGACGGGGATCTGCAATATCTACAACATGTAGTAGCAGATCTGCATCTACGGCTTCCATAAGTGTGGCGCGGAAAGATGCCACTAAATGGTGTGGAAGTTCGGAAATGAATCCTACCGTATCCGAAATCACAGCGGGAGCCCCTGTGGAGAGTTTTAGTTGCCTAGTGGTGGAATCGAGAGTGGCAAAAAGACGGTTTTCTACCAGAACACCGGCATCGGTAAGGCAATTAAAAAGAGTAGATTTGCCGGCATTGGTATAGCCTACCAAACAAATTTTCTTGCTGTTCTCGCGTTGCTTTCGTTGGGTTTCTTTGTGCTTAGTAATACTATCTATAGCTTTGGTTATTTTTTTTATCTGTTCACGGATGAGGCGTTTATCTATTTCAATTTGTTTTTCACCCATGCCGCGAGAAGCTGTGCCACCTTGTGAGCGAGCATTGCCACGCTCTTTATCGAAATGTCCCCAGAGCCTTCTTAAGCGGGGTAATTGGTACTGAAGCTCGGCAAGTTTCACTTGCAGTTTTGCCTCTTTGGTTTTGGCATGTTTGTGGAATATGGTGAGAATTACTTCAGTGCGATCTATTACCCTTATCTGATGGTTTTTCTCTATGTTTCGTATTTGCATGGGGGCAAGCTCGTCATTTACAATCAACACGGAAGCACCAGCTTGTAGCATCTTGGTGGAAAGTTCCTCTAAAAAGCCCTTGCCAAAGTATGTGCTGCGTTCCGGTTTTGGGCGTTTCTGCGTATATCTTCCCAAGATGGTAATCTCGGCTGTATCGGCAAGGCGTTCGAGCTCGTCCAAAGAAGCCTTGCTATCTTCTGGAGATGTGTTTTTAGAAACAATATCTGCTATAAAAGCACAATCTTCTTCGTTTTCAAGCTCGTTCCAAGTATCGAGATCCATTTCATCATATTCTTCTATAAGATATTCTTGCATATATTACTCCTTATTATCCCTGCGGTAGCCCTCGAGAAATTGGTAGATTGTTTTGGTGTTGGGATGGGAGTGATTAGTTGATCACGGCGAATTTTCCTCTTGTGCGCTCATCATTCATGTCAATTATATAAAAGTAGATTCCGCTGGAGACAAGATCTCCTTCGTTGTTCCTTGCGTTCCATCGCCAGGTGATGCGGTTGTTATCTGGATTAAAGGGACCGATGTTTGCTTTGTATACAAGGGTTCCCGCAGCATCGTAGATAACAATGGTTCCCGATTTCCCGATGGGGAAATTCATGAATACAACCTCGTTATGCTCTTTTCGGCGCATAGGATTGGGAAAAACCACAATGTTTTTAAGATTATCTATATCTCGCAAAGCAAAGCGAGCAAGATTGTGAAAGGCGGAAATGCGATTGCCAAAGAGATCCTCAACATTCACCACTTTAATAAAATAGGCATCATTACTATATTTTAGAGCATGGGCAAAGCTGATGATCGCAGTATTATTCTCACATTGAACATCGATAATACTGTTATTGGAATCGTTTTGGGGGCAATTAAGAAGGTAATTAGCTTTGTGGGAGGCGGTTGTAATACTCAGTTCCTCACTAAACTCTATGTGTACCCCTTTATTGCCATTTATAATACTTACGCTCTCTACTCGAGGTGCATCTACATCAATTACATATGGA
This region of Candidatus Cloacimonadota bacterium genomic DNA includes:
- the hflX gene encoding GTPase HflX; its protein translation is MQEYLIEEYDEMDLDTWNELENEEDCAFIADIVSKNTSPEDSKASLDELERLADTAEITILGRYTQKRPKPERSTYFGKGFLEELSTKMLQAGASVLIVNDELAPMQIRNIEKNHQIRVIDRTEVILTIFHKHAKTKEAKLQVKLAELQYQLPRLRRLWGHFDKERGNARSQGGTASRGMGEKQIEIDKRLIREQIKKITKAIDSITKHKETQRKQRENSKKICLVGYTNAGKSTLFNCLTDAGVLVENRLFATLDSTTRQLKLSTGAPAVISDTVGFISELPHHLVASFRATLMEAVDADLLLHVVDIADPRHDYYIHQVNEVLKSIGAESIPQLLVLNKSDLIDDRMKSIVQRFYENSIAISAIKNIGIPELLQEIEAVLMDNRIYTIVLPYAQTALVSRLHDIAIIQTEEYKEDGIYLKVKLPAIDKHLIESFIVSDES